Proteins from one Natrinema versiforme genomic window:
- a CDS encoding SDR family NAD(P)-dependent oxidoreductase, whose product MELQNPTVLVTSATGNMGPYITDALVDRGADVVGTYITETARDDVESRAEYADAVSYHQVDLTDQTAVEAFAETVTDEHGSVDHIVGLAGGFSMGGIDDTDSDAFEAALSRHATTAFLTVKAFADHLSEQNGVVLFSSDRAIDPVGGTLAYDVGKGAVRTLTESLDVELDARVNAVAPFLIDVPGNREAMPDADFSEWTAPEAIVDEVLHLLSNKGVGGQIVQMTGGKPEGVV is encoded by the coding sequence ATGGAACTACAGAATCCGACGGTACTCGTGACCAGTGCCACCGGTAACATGGGTCCGTACATAACAGATGCGCTGGTTGACCGTGGTGCTGATGTCGTTGGCACTTACATCACTGAAACGGCGAGAGATGACGTTGAGTCCCGTGCTGAGTACGCCGACGCAGTATCGTACCATCAGGTCGATCTCACCGACCAGACAGCGGTCGAAGCCTTCGCTGAGACTGTTACCGACGAACACGGGTCGGTTGATCACATCGTCGGCCTCGCTGGCGGGTTCTCGATGGGTGGTATCGACGACACCGATAGTGATGCGTTCGAGGCCGCGCTCAGTCGGCACGCAACGACGGCGTTTCTGACCGTCAAGGCCTTCGCAGACCACCTCAGCGAGCAAAACGGCGTCGTCCTGTTCAGCTCCGACCGCGCGATCGACCCTGTTGGTGGCACGCTCGCGTACGACGTCGGTAAGGGCGCGGTCCGGACGCTGACCGAGTCACTCGATGTCGAACTCGATGCCCGCGTCAACGCGGTCGCCCCGTTCCTCATCGACGTTCCGGGCAACCGCGAGGCGATGCCCGACGCCGACTTCTCGGAATGGACGGCCCCCGAAGCTATCGTCGATGAAGTGCTCCACTTACTCTCGAACAAGGGTGTGGGGGGACAGATCGTCCAGATGACTGGGGGCAAGCCGGAGGGCGTGGTCTGA
- a CDS encoding helix-turn-helix domain-containing protein, which yields MATQPPEAEEDTEVEQLNTAVCNVVGSIEEIGSKWKLIVLNDLRDGEKRFNELKRSTGASSYTLSRVLDNLEEDGFIENRKEFESPVASYYTLTEKGGALCPVFEALDEWGEDWLS from the coding sequence ATGGCGACCCAACCACCAGAGGCGGAGGAAGACACCGAGGTTGAACAACTAAATACGGCTGTCTGCAACGTAGTAGGATCAATTGAAGAGATCGGGTCGAAGTGGAAGCTCATCGTTCTCAACGATCTGCGAGACGGCGAAAAGCGGTTCAACGAACTCAAGCGATCAACTGGTGCGAGTTCCTACACGCTCTCGCGTGTGCTCGACAACTTGGAAGAGGATGGTTTCATCGAGAACCGTAAGGAGTTCGAATCGCCTGTCGCAAGCTATTATACGTTGACCGAGAAGGGAGGTGCACTCTGTCCTGTGTTCGAGGCACTCGACGAGTGGGGCGAAGATTGGCTCTCGTAA
- a CDS encoding nitrate/nitrite transporter has product MTATEVSNAHEEALDSAQGWLIVGLGICILTAIWGAVFTFTVYADRLAATFGLSALQVSSVFSITTAVFLMVGGLFGVFAARFSLRPVLAMTGIGLVITIALLQIVESYLGVIVVFVLLGTAGGTAFTIVVSLAPQWFDAYQGLATSLTMTGIGLGPLVLPFAWLWLFEQTGFRSAFAVVIGVTAVFVFVSSLVYHRPPRDSQNTTTVDAVWLRARISNSRFLSTAIGFALAFSWYYVLSAHLVEILTANGIGVNVAAAGLSVIGGVSVFTRVGGGIVGDRVGQRETFLTSAVLASLCAFGFPFARSNLLIYVVLFGFGIALGPLASLWSPIVLSRFGSENATATVGLINIAVAGSAFLSPLIISAFHRMTGGSILPLILLGIITALGAALFHWGTNPASSASD; this is encoded by the coding sequence ATGACGGCGACCGAGGTATCCAACGCGCATGAAGAGGCACTTGATTCCGCACAAGGGTGGCTGATCGTCGGACTCGGCATTTGCATCCTCACGGCGATTTGGGGGGCAGTCTTTACGTTCACCGTCTATGCCGACCGTCTCGCCGCGACCTTCGGTCTGTCTGCATTACAGGTCTCGTCGGTCTTTTCGATCACGACTGCGGTCTTCCTTATGGTCGGTGGCCTGTTCGGCGTGTTTGCCGCCCGGTTCTCTCTCCGGCCTGTCCTTGCGATGACCGGCATCGGCCTCGTTATTACCATTGCACTCCTGCAAATCGTCGAGTCGTATCTCGGTGTTATTGTCGTCTTTGTCCTCCTCGGCACGGCAGGAGGTACCGCGTTTACGATCGTCGTTTCGCTTGCACCGCAATGGTTTGATGCCTATCAAGGGCTTGCGACAAGTCTCACGATGACAGGGATTGGTCTTGGCCCACTCGTGCTGCCGTTCGCATGGCTCTGGCTGTTCGAACAGACCGGTTTCCGATCCGCCTTCGCTGTCGTCATTGGTGTGACCGCCGTTTTCGTATTCGTCTCGAGCCTCGTCTACCATCGGCCACCGAGGGACTCGCAGAACACAACTACAGTTGATGCTGTATGGCTCCGCGCGAGAATCAGCAACTCGCGGTTTCTCAGTACCGCGATCGGGTTTGCTCTTGCGTTTAGCTGGTATTACGTACTCTCCGCCCACCTTGTTGAGATTCTCACAGCGAACGGTATCGGTGTCAACGTCGCCGCTGCTGGACTCAGTGTCATCGGTGGCGTCAGCGTCTTCACCCGCGTTGGGGGAGGGATCGTTGGAGACCGCGTAGGTCAGCGCGAGACCTTCCTGACAAGTGCCGTCCTCGCCAGTCTTTGTGCGTTCGGATTCCCATTTGCCCGTTCGAACCTTCTAATATACGTCGTTCTCTTCGGGTTTGGCATTGCTCTTGGACCACTCGCCTCGCTCTGGTCACCAATTGTCCTTTCCCGCTTCGGATCCGAGAATGCAACTGCGACGGTCGGTTTGATTAATATTGCCGTGGCTGGTTCCGCATTCCTCTCCCCGCTCATTATAAGCGCATTCCATCGCATGACTGGTGGGTCCATCCTTCCTCTCATCCTATTGGGAATTATCACCGCTCTCGGGGCTGCCCTCTTCCATTGGGGCACGAATCCCGCAAGTAGTGCTTCTGACTAA
- a CDS encoding DoxX family protein: MALETTVGGLAFLVGRLVFGVLLGFMGLNHFTGLDGMSGYAAAKGIPAPRLAVIGSGLMLILGGLAIALGVYPLVGAAAIALFFLGVTPVMHDFWTVGDSEQHQSEMTDFLKNATLFGAALVLVAISGTAWPYALNIGL, encoded by the coding sequence ATGGCCCTGGAGACCACGGTTGGTGGCCTCGCCTTCTTGGTAGGTCGACTTGTCTTTGGCGTCCTACTCGGATTCATGGGACTCAATCACTTCACGGGCCTCGACGGCATGAGCGGCTACGCCGCAGCTAAGGGTATTCCAGCCCCTCGGCTTGCGGTTATCGGATCCGGCCTCATGCTCATCCTAGGCGGGCTTGCCATCGCGCTCGGTGTTTACCCGCTCGTCGGTGCAGCAGCGATCGCGCTGTTCTTCCTCGGCGTGACGCCGGTCATGCACGACTTCTGGACGGTCGGGGACTCCGAACAGCACCAGTCTGAGATGACGGACTTCCTGAAGAACGCCACACTCTTCGGCGCTGCGCTCGTACTCGTTGCGATTAGTGGCACTGCCTGGCCATACGCACTCAACATCGGTCTCTAG
- a CDS encoding VOC family protein, with translation MTTPSNPDTLPQGTHIGRTALRVNDLDELTGFYRDVVGLSVLDETDTRSVLGVADTALLVLEGDTDAPSRHQSSVGLYHTAFRVPSRAALGDALARIRDRWQLGGASDHWVSEALYLTDLEGNGIEIYRDYPREEWPIADDGRVRISTEPLDLASIEAAATGGSRVPSGTDIGHVHIEVSSLDAFRDFYVDTLGFEVQTTVPAASFVSAGGYHHHLGANTWHHRTTPSDGRGLSWFEVVVPKSSALDAVQERVADQAIPVTETSDGIEITDPDGIKIRLQVESTT, from the coding sequence ATGACCACGCCATCGAATCCAGATACGCTCCCGCAGGGGACACACATCGGTCGAACTGCACTCCGCGTCAACGACCTCGATGAGCTGACCGGGTTCTATCGGGACGTCGTCGGCCTGAGTGTGCTCGACGAAACCGATACCCGTTCGGTACTCGGTGTTGCAGACACCGCGCTGCTCGTCTTGGAGGGCGATACAGACGCACCCTCACGGCATCAATCAAGTGTGGGGCTCTATCACACCGCCTTCAGAGTACCTTCGCGGGCGGCACTCGGTGACGCGCTGGCTCGGATACGGGACCGCTGGCAACTCGGCGGCGCATCCGACCACTGGGTCAGCGAGGCACTGTATCTCACCGACCTGGAAGGGAACGGGATCGAGATCTACCGCGACTACCCCCGCGAGGAGTGGCCCATCGCCGACGACGGTCGTGTTCGGATCAGCACCGAGCCACTCGACCTCGCCAGCATCGAAGCTGCGGCCACAGGAGGGAGTCGGGTACCGTCGGGAACAGACATCGGTCACGTCCACATCGAAGTCTCTTCGCTGGACGCGTTCAGGGACTTCTACGTGGACACACTCGGATTCGAGGTGCAGACGACCGTTCCTGCCGCGTCCTTCGTGTCTGCGGGTGGGTATCACCACCATCTCGGAGCCAACACGTGGCACCATCGGACGACACCAAGCGACGGACGAGGACTGTCGTGGTTCGAAGTGGTTGTCCCGAAGTCGAGTGCACTTGATGCAGTTCAGGAGCGGGTTGCAGACCAGGCCATTCCAGTCACCGAGACCAGCGACGGTATCGAAATTACTGATCCCGATGGCATCAAGATTCGACTTCAAGTAGAATCAACAACCTAA